A region of Hippoglossus stenolepis isolate QCI-W04-F060 chromosome 7, HSTE1.2, whole genome shotgun sequence DNA encodes the following proteins:
- the dctn4 gene encoding dynactin subunit 4 isoform X2, whose translation MASLLQPEKVVYLVRGEKRIRAPLSQLYFCRYCSELRSLECVSHEVDSHYCPSCLENMPSAEAKLKKNRCVNCFDCPCCMHTLSTRATNIPAPLPDDPTKTAMKKAYYLACGFCRWTSRDVGMADKSVASGGWQEPENSHTQRINKLIEYYQQLAHREKQERDRKKLARRRQCMPLAFSEKYGLGTRLQRQRSGAPISSLAGLSLKEGEDQKEITIELAQALDEVEPLPEDCYTRPISLPEVTTLRQRLLQPDFQPAGASQLHPRHKHLLMKRSLRCRKCEHNLSKPEFNPTSIKFKIQLVAVSYIPEVRIMSIPNLRFVKESQVLLTLTNPVENITHVSLTACEEEDSDDINSTAKVIVPSKELVLAGKDAAAEYDELAEPQDFQDDPDVVAFRKSNKIGFFIKVIPQKEDDGDVTVSFKIRHDFRNLAAPIRPSEEGGESTPDAIWLTHHVELRLGPLAP comes from the exons ATGGCGTCTCTCCTGCAGCCGGAGAAAGTTGTGTATCTGGTCCGCGGAGAGAAACGGATCCGAGCTCCTTTATCTCAACTCTACTTCTGTCGCTACTGCAGCGAGCTGCGGTCTCTGGAGTGCGTGTCTCACGAG GTGGACTCCCACTATTGTCCCAGCTGTCTGGAGAACATGCCCTCTGCAGAGGCTAAGCTTAAAAAGAACAG GTGTGTCAACTGTTTCGACTGCCCAtgctgcatgcacacactgtcCACCCGGGCCACCAACATCCCGGCTCCTCTGCCTGATGATCCCACCAAGACGGCCATGAAGAAGGCCTACTATCTGGCCTGCGGTTTCTGTCGCTGGACCTCCAGGGATGTGGGAATGGCTGACAAATCAGTGG CCAGCGGTGGATGGCAGGAACCAGAGAACTCTCATACTCAGCGG ATCAACAAGCTGATCGAGTATTACCAGCAGCTGGCtcacagagagaagcaggagagagacaggaagaagtTGGCCAGGAGACGACAGTGCATGCCACTGGCATTCTCG GAAAAATATGGCCTTGGAACCCGACTGCAGAGGCAGAGGTCTGGAGCTCCCATCTCAAGCCTGGCGGGCCTTTC CCTTAAAGAGGGTGAGGACCAGAAGGAGATCACTATTGAACTTGCCCAGGCCCTTGATGAAGTGGAGCCCCTGCCTGAAGATTGTTACACCAGGCCCATCAGTTTACCGGAAG TGACCACGCTGCGGCAGCGGCTCCTGCAGCCTGACTTCCAGCCTGCAGGGGCGTCTCAGCTCCACcccagacacaaacacctccTGATGAAGCGCTCACTGCGCTGCAGG AAATGTGAGCACAATTTGAGCAAGCCCGAGTTTAATCCTACTTCAATCAAGTTTAAAATTCAGCTGGTGGCTGT GAGTTATATCCCTGAAGTGAGAATTATGTCCATTCCAAATCTCCGGTTCGTGAAG GAGAGCCAAGTGCTGCTGACTCTGACCAACCCAGTAGAGAACATCACCCACGTCTCATTGACCGCTTGTGAGGAGGAAGATTCTGACGACATCAACAGCACTGCCAAG GTCATAGTTCCCAGCAAGGAGCTGGTGTTGGCAGGgaaggatgctgctgctgagtaTGATGAACTGGCTGAACCTCAAGACTTCCAGGACGACCCAGA TGTTGTTGCCTTCAGGAAATCCAACAAGATTGGTTTCTTCATCAAAGTGATCCCCCAGAAGGAAGACGATGGGGATGTCACCGTCTCATTTAAGATCAGACACGACTTCCGCAACCTCGCAGCTCCCATCAGGCCAAGCGAGGAGGGAGGCGAAAGCACCCCCGACGCCATTTGGCTCACACACCACGTCGAGCTGAGGCTGGGACCCCTCGCTCCCTGA
- the dctn4 gene encoding dynactin subunit 4 isoform X1, whose product MASLLQPEKVVYLVRGEKRIRAPLSQLYFCRYCSELRSLECVSHEVDSHYCPSCLENMPSAEAKLKKNRCVNCFDCPCCMHTLSTRATNIPAPLPDDPTKTAMKKAYYLACGFCRWTSRDVGMADKSVASGGWQEPENSHTQRINKLIEYYQQLAHREKQERDRKKLARRRQCMPLAFSQHTIHVVEKYGLGTRLQRQRSGAPISSLAGLSLKEGEDQKEITIELAQALDEVEPLPEDCYTRPISLPEVTTLRQRLLQPDFQPAGASQLHPRHKHLLMKRSLRCRKCEHNLSKPEFNPTSIKFKIQLVAVSYIPEVRIMSIPNLRFVKESQVLLTLTNPVENITHVSLTACEEEDSDDINSTAKVIVPSKELVLAGKDAAAEYDELAEPQDFQDDPDVVAFRKSNKIGFFIKVIPQKEDDGDVTVSFKIRHDFRNLAAPIRPSEEGGESTPDAIWLTHHVELRLGPLAP is encoded by the exons ATGGCGTCTCTCCTGCAGCCGGAGAAAGTTGTGTATCTGGTCCGCGGAGAGAAACGGATCCGAGCTCCTTTATCTCAACTCTACTTCTGTCGCTACTGCAGCGAGCTGCGGTCTCTGGAGTGCGTGTCTCACGAG GTGGACTCCCACTATTGTCCCAGCTGTCTGGAGAACATGCCCTCTGCAGAGGCTAAGCTTAAAAAGAACAG GTGTGTCAACTGTTTCGACTGCCCAtgctgcatgcacacactgtcCACCCGGGCCACCAACATCCCGGCTCCTCTGCCTGATGATCCCACCAAGACGGCCATGAAGAAGGCCTACTATCTGGCCTGCGGTTTCTGTCGCTGGACCTCCAGGGATGTGGGAATGGCTGACAAATCAGTGG CCAGCGGTGGATGGCAGGAACCAGAGAACTCTCATACTCAGCGG ATCAACAAGCTGATCGAGTATTACCAGCAGCTGGCtcacagagagaagcaggagagagacaggaagaagtTGGCCAGGAGACGACAGTGCATGCCACTGGCATTCTCG CAACACACTATTCATGTGGTG GAAAAATATGGCCTTGGAACCCGACTGCAGAGGCAGAGGTCTGGAGCTCCCATCTCAAGCCTGGCGGGCCTTTC CCTTAAAGAGGGTGAGGACCAGAAGGAGATCACTATTGAACTTGCCCAGGCCCTTGATGAAGTGGAGCCCCTGCCTGAAGATTGTTACACCAGGCCCATCAGTTTACCGGAAG TGACCACGCTGCGGCAGCGGCTCCTGCAGCCTGACTTCCAGCCTGCAGGGGCGTCTCAGCTCCACcccagacacaaacacctccTGATGAAGCGCTCACTGCGCTGCAGG AAATGTGAGCACAATTTGAGCAAGCCCGAGTTTAATCCTACTTCAATCAAGTTTAAAATTCAGCTGGTGGCTGT GAGTTATATCCCTGAAGTGAGAATTATGTCCATTCCAAATCTCCGGTTCGTGAAG GAGAGCCAAGTGCTGCTGACTCTGACCAACCCAGTAGAGAACATCACCCACGTCTCATTGACCGCTTGTGAGGAGGAAGATTCTGACGACATCAACAGCACTGCCAAG GTCATAGTTCCCAGCAAGGAGCTGGTGTTGGCAGGgaaggatgctgctgctgagtaTGATGAACTGGCTGAACCTCAAGACTTCCAGGACGACCCAGA TGTTGTTGCCTTCAGGAAATCCAACAAGATTGGTTTCTTCATCAAAGTGATCCCCCAGAAGGAAGACGATGGGGATGTCACCGTCTCATTTAAGATCAGACACGACTTCCGCAACCTCGCAGCTCCCATCAGGCCAAGCGAGGAGGGAGGCGAAAGCACCCCCGACGCCATTTGGCTCACACACCACGTCGAGCTGAGGCTGGGACCCCTCGCTCCCTGA
- the gpx3 gene encoding glutathione peroxidase 3 — protein sequence MTRSSIHSCVSCARFTSAGGGLPASCGSLHPPHPHPPRILLNVRETRTRSHSERPPCLGKIGMMWPFVPLLLLGLLRPRTAGALLTQHCDSSTDDTIFKYQAKSLNGSHNVSFGDYRGRSVLFVNVATYUGLTFQYVELNALQEEMEPYGLTVLGFPCNQFGKQEPGQKHEILPGLKHVRPGNGFMPNFPLFEKGDVNGRDEQAVYTFLKKSCPPVGDDFGNHASRLFWEPLKHFT from the exons ATGACTcgttcatccattcattcatgtgtgtcGTGTGCTCGGTTTACGTCAGCAGGGGGCGGCCTCCCTGCCAGCTGTGGCTCGCTCCAccctccccacccccaccccccccgcATATTACTTAACGTGCGGGAGACGCGGACACGCAGCCACAGTGAGCGGCCACCGTGTCTGGGGAAGATCGGGATGATGTGGCCCTTCgtaccgctgctgctgctcggtcTTCTGCGGCCCCGCACCGCCGGAGCCCTGCTCACACAG CACTGTGACTCATCCACGGATGACACCATATTCAAATACCAGGCAAAATCCCTGAACGGGAGCCACAATGTGAGCTTTGGCGACTACAGAGGCAGGAGTGTCCTGTTCGTCAATGTGGCGACATACTGAGGTTTAACCTTTCAGTATGTGG AACTGAATGCACTACAGGAGGAGATGGAACCATATGGACTCACCGTTCTTGGATTTCCCTGCAACCAGTTTGGGAAACAGGAACCGGGACAAAAACATGAGATCCTGCCAGGTTTAAA ACATGTCAGACCAGGCAACGGCTTCATGCCAAACTTCCCGCTGTTCGAGAAGGGGGATGTGAACGGAAGAGACGAACAAGCGGTTTACACATTCCTTAAG AAATCCTGCCCTCCAGTTGGAGACGACTTCGGGAACCATGCCAGCAGATTGTTCTGGGAGCCTCTGAAGCATTTCACTTAG